In a single window of the Manis pentadactyla isolate mManPen7 chromosome 14, mManPen7.hap1, whole genome shotgun sequence genome:
- the PHC1 gene encoding polyhomeotic-like protein 1 isoform X3 — translation METESEQNSSSTNGSSSSGGSSRPQIAQMSLYERQAVQALQALQRQPNAAQYFHQFMLQQQLSNAQLHSLAAVQQATIAASRQASSPNTSTAPPQTPTTQASINLATTSAAQLISRSQSVSSPSATTLTQSVLLGNTTSPPLNQSQAQMYLRPQLGNLLQVNRTLGRNVPLASQLILMPNGAVAAVQQEVPSAQSPGVHTDTDQVQNLAVRNQQASAQGPQMQGSTQKAIPPGASPVSSLSQASSQALAVAQASSGASGQSLNLSQAGGGSGSSIPGSMGPGGGGQPPGGLGQLPSSGMGGGSCPRKGTGVVQPLPAAQTVTVSQGSQTEAESAAAKKADADGPAQQNVGMNLTRTATPAPSQTLISSATYTQIQPHSLIQQQQIHLQQKQVVIQQQIAIHHQQQFQHRQSQLLHTATHLQLAQQPPQPPPQATALSAPQPPPVPPAQPVPPSQSQQQAQTLVVQPMLQSSHLSLPPDPAPKPPIPIQSKPPVAPIKPPQLGAAKMSATQQPPPHIPVQVVGTRQPGTAQAQALGLAQLAAAVPSSRGMPGALQPGQAHLAASPPSSQAPGALQECPPTLASGMTLGPVQGTAHVVKGGATSSSPAVAQVPAAFYMQSVHLPGKPQTLAVKRKAESEEERDDVSTLGSMLPAKASPVAESPKAMEEKSNLGERAEPLSSVNVNTPSSDLVALAPAPSAPPPTLAMVSRQMGDSKPPQAIVKPQILTHIIEGFVIQEGAEPFPVGCSQLLKESEKPLQTGLPTGLKENQSGGLLGGDSPSAEIDKKANLLKCEYCGKYAPAEQFRGSKRFCSMTCAKRYNVSCSHQFRLKRKKMKEFQEANYARVRRRGPRRSSSDIARAKIQGKRHRGQEDSSRGSDNSSYDEALSPTSPGPLSVRAGHGERDLGNPSTAPPTPELHGINPVFLSSNPSRWSVEEVYEFIASLQGCQEIAEEFRSQEIDGQALLLLKEEHLMSAMNIKLGPALKICAKINVLKET, via the exons ATGGAGACTGAGAGTGAGCAGAACTCCAGCTCCACCAATGGGAGTTCCAGCTCCGGGGGCAGCTCTCGGCCGCAGATAGCGCAAATGTCGCTGTATGAACGCCAAGCGGTGCAG GCTCTGCAGGCACTGCAGCGTCAGCCCAATGCAGCTCAGTATTTCCACCAGTTCATGCTCCAGCAGCAGCTCAGCAATGCCCAGCTGCATAGCCTGGCTGCTGTCCAGCAG GCCACAATTGCTGCCAGTCGGCAGGCCAGCTCCCCGAACACCAGCACTGCCCCGCCGCAGACTCCCACCACCCAGGCCTCA ATCAATCTGGCCACCACGTCGGCCGCCCAGCTCATCAGCCGATCCCAGAGTGTGAGCTCTCCCAGTGCTACGACCTTGACCCAGTCTGTGCTACTGGGGAacaccacctccccacccctcaacCAGTCCCAGGCCCAGATGTATCTACGG CCACAGCTGGGAAACCTGTTGCAGGTAAACCGGACCCTGGGCCGGAATGTGCCTCTAGCCTCCCAGCTCATCCTGATGCCTAACGGGGCAGTGGCTGCAGTCCAGCAGGAGGTACCGTCCGCTCAGTCTCCCGGAGTTCATACAGATACAGATCAG gtgCAGAACTTGGCAGTGAGGAACCAACAGGCCTCAGCCCAAGGACCCCAAATGCAAGGCTCTACCCAGAAGGCCATTCCTCCTGGAGCCAGCCCTGTCTCCAGCCTCTCCCAGGCCTCCAGCCAGGCCCTGGCTGTGGCTCAGGCTTCTTCTGGGGCCTCAGGCCAGTCCCTCAACCTTAGTCAAGCTGGTGGAGGCAGTGGGagtagcatcccggggtccatggGTCCAGGTGGAGGTGGCCAGCCACCTGGGGGCTTGGGTCAGTTGCCTTCCTCAGGAATGGGTGGCGGGAGCTGCCCCAGGAAGGGCACAGGAGTGGTGCAGCCTTTGCCTGCAGcccagacagtgactgtaagtcAGGGCAGCCAGACAGAGGCAGAAAGTGCAGCAGCCAAGAAGGCGGACGCAGATGGGCCTGCTCAGCAGAATGTGGGCATGAACCTGACGCGGACAGCTACACCTGCTCCCAGCCAGACCCTGATTAGCTCAG CCACCTACACACAGATCCAGCCCCACTCCCTGATTCAGCAGCAGCAGATCCACCTCCAGCAGAAGCAGGTGGTGATCCAGCAGCAGATCGCCATCCACCACCAGCAGCAGTTCCAGCACCGCCAGTCGCAGCTGCTGCACACGGCCACGCACCTCCAGCTGGCCCAGCAGCCGCCGCAGCCACCTCCGCAAGCCACAGCCCTGTCTGCCCCTCAGCCTCCGCCGGTCCCACCTGCCCAGCCTGTCCCGCCTTCCCAGTCCCAGCAGCAGGCCCAGACCCTGGTGGTCCAGCCCATGCTTCAGTCTTCACATTTGTCCCTCCCACCTGACCCAGCCCCCAAGCCACCCATCCCCATCCAGTCCAAACCACCAGTAGCACCCATCAAGCCTCCTCAGTTAGGGGCTGCTAAGATGTCAGCTACCCAGCAGCCACCTCCGCATATTCCTGTGCAAGTTGTGGGCACCCGACAGCCAGGTACAGCCCAGGCCCAGGCTTTGGGACTGGCACAGCTGGCAGCTGCGGTTCCTTCTTCCCGGGGGATGCCGGGTGCACTGCAGCCTGGTCAGGCCCATCTGGCTGCCTCGCCACCTTCATCCCAGGCTCCTGGTGCACTGCAGGAGTGCCCTCCCACATTGGCCTCTGGGATGACCCTTGGCCCTGTGCAGGGGACAGCACATGTGGTAAAGGGGGGGGCTACCAGCTCCTCACCTGCTGTAGCCCAGGTCCCCGCTGCCTTCTACATGCAGTCTGTGCACCTGCCG GGCAAGCCCCAGACATTGGCTGTCAAACGCAAGGCAGAGTCTGAGGAGGAGAGAGACGATGTCTCCACATTAGGTTCAATGCTTCCTGCCAAGGCATCTCCAGTGGCAGAGAGCCCCAAGGCCATGGAGGAGAAGAGCAACCTTGGAG AGAGAGCCGAACCCTTGAGCAGTGTGAATGTTAACACCCCAAgcagtgacctagtagccttggcTCCTGCCCCATCAGCACCGCCTCCTACGCTAGCCATGGTGTCCAGACAGATGGGTGACTCAAAACCCCCACAGGCCATTGTGAAGCCTCAGATTCTCACCCACATCATTGAAGGCTTCGTTATCCAGGAAGGAGCAGAACCTTTCCCG GTGGGTTGTTCTCAGTTACTGAAAGAGTCTGAGAAGCCACTGCAGACTGGCCTCCCAACAGGGCTGAAGGAGAATCAGTCAGGTGGCCTCTTGGGAGGGGACAGCCCATCTGCTG AGATAGATAAGAAGGCGAATCTCCTGAAGTGTGAGTACTGTGGGAAGTACGCCCCTGCAGAGCAGTTTCGTGGCTCCAAGAGATTCTGCTCCATGACTTGTGCCAAGAG GTATAATGTGAGCTGTAGCCATCAGTTCCggctgaagaggaaaaaaatgaaagagtttCAAGAAGCCAACTATGCTCGAGTTCGCCGACGTGGACCCCGCCGCAGCTCCTCTGACATCGCCCGTGCCAAGATCCAGGGCAAACGCCACCGG GGTCAAGAGGACTCAAGCCGGGGTTCAGATAATTCCAGTTACGATGAAGCACTCTCTCCAACATCTCCGGGGCCTTTGTCCGTGAGAGCGGGGCATGGAGAACGTGACCTGGGGAACCCCAGTACAGCTCCACCAACACCAGAATTACATGGCATCAACCCTGTGTTCCTGTCTAGTAATCCGAGCCGCTGGAGTGTAGAGGAGGTGTATGAGTTTATCGCCTCTCTACAAG GCTGCCAAGAGATTGCAGAGGAGTTTCGTTCCCAGGAGATTGATGGACAGGCCCTTTTATTACTTAAAGAAGAACATCTTATGAGTGCCATGAATATCAAGCTGGGCCCTGCCCTCAAGATCTGCGCCAAGATAAATGTCCTCAAGGAAACCTAA